The proteins below come from a single Hirundo rustica isolate bHirRus1 chromosome 6, bHirRus1.pri.v3, whole genome shotgun sequence genomic window:
- the ANO5 gene encoding anoctamin-5 isoform X5 produces the protein MGLQHRKDDIAVLTKFKLSRSEGEECNGPETISTAGSEIPSSSEIDKRHQSKDSIFFRDGVRRIDFVLSYVDDLNKEWEKKLERRKEFESNLQKAGLELETEDKKESEDGKIFFVKIHAPWEVLITYAEVLNIKVPIRENDIPSTVENPLDCVLFPLRLPEKVMHPEPDYFTAPFSKDKQELYLINDESTFFSPSMRNRIVNYILTRCPYGTEEGKKKFGIKRLLNNGTYTAAYPLHDCQYWKKASDPNCDSERYTLYMEWARFLRFYKEQPLDLIRKYYGEKIGIYFAWLGFYTEMLFLAAVVGLICFLYGLFTMDENMSSKEICDPSIGGEIIMCPLCDRDCEYWRLNTTCESSQYSHLFDNVATLFFAIFMGIWVTLFLEFWKRRQARLKYEWDLVDFEEEQQQLQLRPEYEAKCTQKKRNPVTQEMEPYLPLTSQAVRFCVSGATVLFWVSLIIASMIAVIVYRLAVYAAFASLMENTQTLQPISGLLTPQLATSVTASCLNFVIIMILNFFYERIAIWITDMEIPRTHMEYENRLTMKMFLFQFVNYYSSCFYVAFFKGKFVGYPGAYTYMFNRWRNEECDPAGCLIELTTQLTIVMAGKQIWGNIQEAIVPWICNWWGRRKARNNPENLYSRWEQDHDLQIFGALGLFYEYLEMVIQFGFITLFVASFPLAPLLALMNNILEIRVDSWKLTTQYRRPVAAKAHSIGVWQEILNGMAILSVVTNAFIVAFTSDMIPRLVYYYAYSENEDSPMSGYINNSLSVFQISDFPERNEPKENPENFVICRYRDYRYPPDHEKKYLHTMQFWHILAAKLAFIIIMEHVVFIVKFFVAWMIPDVPADVKAKIKREKYLTQKILHEYELEKLKERLCQGDKGATEKEFIATEGRMELSRAM, from the exons ATTGATAAAAGACATCAAAGCAAAGATTCTATTTTCTTCAGGGATGGTGTCAGGAGAATTGATTTTGTTCTCTCCTATGTGGATGATCTTAataaagaatgggaaaaaaagttg gaaaggagaaaggaatttgAGAGCAACCTGCAAAAGGCTGGTTTGgagctggaaacagaagacaagaag GAATCTGAAGAcggcaagattttttttgtgaagatCCATGCGCCGTGGGAGGTTCTGATCACCTATGCAGAAGTGCTGAACATTAAAGTCCCCATCAGGGAAAATGACATTCCCTCCACGGTAGAGAACCCCCTGGACTGTGTGCTTTTCCCACTCAGGCTGCCCGAGAAGGTGATGCACCCCGAACCGGATTATTTCACAGCCCCCTTCAGCAAGGACAAGCAGGAGCTGTACCTCATTAATGATGAGAGCACTTTCTTCTCACCTTCCATGAGAAACAGAATA GTTAATTATATTCTTACACGTTGCCCATATGGaacagaagaagggaagaaaaaatttgGGATTAAGAGGCTGCTGAACAATGGCACCTATACAGCTGCATATCCTCTTCATGAT TGCCAGTACTGGAAGAAGGCCAGTGACCCAAACTGTGACAGTGAGAGGTACACGCTCTACATGGAGTGGGCACGCTTCCTGCGCTTCTACAAGGAGCAGCCCTTGGACCTGATCAG AAAGTACTATGGTGAGAAGATTGGGATCTATTTTGCCTGGCTAGGATTTTACACCGAGATGTTATTCCTTGCAGCAGTTGTTGGCttaatctgttttctttatggCTTGTTTACAATGGATGAAAATATGAGCAG CAAAGAAATCTGTGACCCTTCAATTGGAGGAGAGATCATCATGTGCCCACTTTGTGACCGAGACTGCGAGTACTGGCGGCTGAACACCACGTGCGAGTCCTCCCAG TATTCCCATTTGTTTGACAACGTGGCAACTCTCTTCTTTGCCATTTTCATGGGTATATGGG TTACACTTTTCTTGGAGTTTTGGAAGAGGCGGCAAGCAAGACTGAAATATGAATGGGATTTGGTTGATTTTGAAGAGGAACAGCAACAGCTCCAGCTGAGGCCTGAGTACGAGGCCAAATGTACCCAAAAGAAGAGGAATCCTGTAACTCAG GAGATGGAGCCTTATTTGCCTTTAACTAGCCAGGCCGTGCGATTCTGTGTCTCTGGAGCCACAGTGTTGTTCTGG GTGTCCCTGATCATAGCCAGCATGATAGCCGTGATCGTGTACCGCCTGGCAGTGTACGCCGCCTTCGCCAGCCTCATGGAGAACACGCAGACCCTGCAGCCCATCAGCGGCCTGCTCACCCCTCAGCTGGCCACCTCCGTCACGGCCTCCTGCCTCAACTTCGTCATCATCATGATCCTCAACTTCTTCTACGAGAGAATAGCCATCTGGATCACTGACATGG AGATCCCCAGAACTCATATGGAGTATGAGAACAGGCTCactatgaaaatgtttttgttccAGTTTGTCAACTACTATTCATCCTGCTTCTATGTGGCCTTCTTCAAAGGGAAGTTTGTTGGTTACCCAGGTGCCTACACATACATGTTTAATCGCTGGAGAAATGAAGAG TGTGATCCTGCAGGCTGCTTGATAGAACTGACGACACAGCTCACCATAGTGATGGCTGGCAAACAGATCTGGGGAAATATCCAGGAGGCTATCGTTCC CTGGATTTGTAACTGGTGGGGTCGTCGGAAAGCCAGGAATAATCCTGAAAATTTATACAGTCGCTGGGAGCAAGACCATGATCTGCAGATATTCGGAGCCTTAGGCCTGTTCTATGAATATTTAGAAATGG TCATTCAGTTTGGATTCATTACCCTCTTTGTGGCATCCTTTCCCCTGGCTCCCCTTCTTGCTCTGATGAATAATATCCTGGAGATCCGTGTGGACTCCTGGAAGTTAACCACTCAGTACAGGAGGCCTGTGGCTGCCAAAGCTCACAGCATCGGGGTGTGGCAGGAAATCCTCAACGGGATGGCCATCCTGTCTGTTGTCACTAAC GCTTTTATTGTTGCGTTCACGTCAGATATGATCCCTCGTTTAGTTTACTACTATGCTTATTCTGAAAATGAAGACTCACCAATGTCTGGATACATAAACAACAGTTTGTCAGTGTTTCAAATCTCAGATTTTCCTGAGAGAAATGAACCTAAAGAGAATCCAGAAAACTTTGTTATATGCAG GTACAGAGACTATCGATACCCTCCAGATCATGAGAAGAAATACTTACACACCATGCAGTTCTGGCACATTCTCGCTGCAAAACTGGCCTTTATAATTATTATGGAG catgttGTATTCATCGTCAAATTCTTTGTGGCATGGATGATCCCTGATGTTCCTGCAGATGTGAAAGCCAAAATAAAACGTGAGAAGTATTTAACACAAAAAATCCTACATGAGTATGAACTTGAGAAACTGAAGGAGAGACTGTGCCAAGGTGATAAAGGAGCCACAGAAAAGGAGTTCATCGCCACGGAAGGGAGAATGGAGCTATCCAGAGCAATGTAG
- the ANO5 gene encoding anoctamin-5 isoform X4 encodes MGLQHRKGEECNGPETISTAGSEIPSSSEGLSSTETTLLIPEHQGIDKRHQSKDSIFFRDGVRRIDFVLSYVDDLNKEWEKKLERRKEFESNLQKAGLELETEDKKESEDGKIFFVKIHAPWEVLITYAEVLNIKVPIRENDIPSTVENPLDCVLFPLRLPEKVMHPEPDYFTAPFSKDKQELYLINDESTFFSPSMRNRIVNYILTRCPYGTEEGKKKFGIKRLLNNGTYTAAYPLHDCQYWKKASDPNCDSERYTLYMEWARFLRFYKEQPLDLIRKYYGEKIGIYFAWLGFYTEMLFLAAVVGLICFLYGLFTMDENMSSKEICDPSIGGEIIMCPLCDRDCEYWRLNTTCESSQYSHLFDNVATLFFAIFMGIWVTLFLEFWKRRQARLKYEWDLVDFEEEQQQLQLRPEYEAKCTQKKRNPVTQEMEPYLPLTSQAVRFCVSGATVLFWVSLIIASMIAVIVYRLAVYAAFASLMENTQTLQPISGLLTPQLATSVTASCLNFVIIMILNFFYERIAIWITDMEIPRTHMEYENRLTMKMFLFQFVNYYSSCFYVAFFKGKFVGYPGAYTYMFNRWRNEECDPAGCLIELTTQLTIVMAGKQIWGNIQEAIVPWICNWWGRRKARNNPENLYSRWEQDHDLQIFGALGLFYEYLEMVIQFGFITLFVASFPLAPLLALMNNILEIRVDSWKLTTQYRRPVAAKAHSIGVWQEILNGMAILSVVTNAFIVAFTSDMIPRLVYYYAYSENEDSPMSGYINNSLSVFQISDFPERNEPKENPENFVICRYRDYRYPPDHEKKYLHTMQFWHILAAKLAFIIIMEHVVFIVKFFVAWMIPDVPADVKAKIKREKYLTQKILHEYELEKLKERLCQGDKGATEKEFIATEGRMELSRAM; translated from the exons ATTGATAAAAGACATCAAAGCAAAGATTCTATTTTCTTCAGGGATGGTGTCAGGAGAATTGATTTTGTTCTCTCCTATGTGGATGATCTTAataaagaatgggaaaaaaagttg gaaaggagaaaggaatttgAGAGCAACCTGCAAAAGGCTGGTTTGgagctggaaacagaagacaagaag GAATCTGAAGAcggcaagattttttttgtgaagatCCATGCGCCGTGGGAGGTTCTGATCACCTATGCAGAAGTGCTGAACATTAAAGTCCCCATCAGGGAAAATGACATTCCCTCCACGGTAGAGAACCCCCTGGACTGTGTGCTTTTCCCACTCAGGCTGCCCGAGAAGGTGATGCACCCCGAACCGGATTATTTCACAGCCCCCTTCAGCAAGGACAAGCAGGAGCTGTACCTCATTAATGATGAGAGCACTTTCTTCTCACCTTCCATGAGAAACAGAATA GTTAATTATATTCTTACACGTTGCCCATATGGaacagaagaagggaagaaaaaatttgGGATTAAGAGGCTGCTGAACAATGGCACCTATACAGCTGCATATCCTCTTCATGAT TGCCAGTACTGGAAGAAGGCCAGTGACCCAAACTGTGACAGTGAGAGGTACACGCTCTACATGGAGTGGGCACGCTTCCTGCGCTTCTACAAGGAGCAGCCCTTGGACCTGATCAG AAAGTACTATGGTGAGAAGATTGGGATCTATTTTGCCTGGCTAGGATTTTACACCGAGATGTTATTCCTTGCAGCAGTTGTTGGCttaatctgttttctttatggCTTGTTTACAATGGATGAAAATATGAGCAG CAAAGAAATCTGTGACCCTTCAATTGGAGGAGAGATCATCATGTGCCCACTTTGTGACCGAGACTGCGAGTACTGGCGGCTGAACACCACGTGCGAGTCCTCCCAG TATTCCCATTTGTTTGACAACGTGGCAACTCTCTTCTTTGCCATTTTCATGGGTATATGGG TTACACTTTTCTTGGAGTTTTGGAAGAGGCGGCAAGCAAGACTGAAATATGAATGGGATTTGGTTGATTTTGAAGAGGAACAGCAACAGCTCCAGCTGAGGCCTGAGTACGAGGCCAAATGTACCCAAAAGAAGAGGAATCCTGTAACTCAG GAGATGGAGCCTTATTTGCCTTTAACTAGCCAGGCCGTGCGATTCTGTGTCTCTGGAGCCACAGTGTTGTTCTGG GTGTCCCTGATCATAGCCAGCATGATAGCCGTGATCGTGTACCGCCTGGCAGTGTACGCCGCCTTCGCCAGCCTCATGGAGAACACGCAGACCCTGCAGCCCATCAGCGGCCTGCTCACCCCTCAGCTGGCCACCTCCGTCACGGCCTCCTGCCTCAACTTCGTCATCATCATGATCCTCAACTTCTTCTACGAGAGAATAGCCATCTGGATCACTGACATGG AGATCCCCAGAACTCATATGGAGTATGAGAACAGGCTCactatgaaaatgtttttgttccAGTTTGTCAACTACTATTCATCCTGCTTCTATGTGGCCTTCTTCAAAGGGAAGTTTGTTGGTTACCCAGGTGCCTACACATACATGTTTAATCGCTGGAGAAATGAAGAG TGTGATCCTGCAGGCTGCTTGATAGAACTGACGACACAGCTCACCATAGTGATGGCTGGCAAACAGATCTGGGGAAATATCCAGGAGGCTATCGTTCC CTGGATTTGTAACTGGTGGGGTCGTCGGAAAGCCAGGAATAATCCTGAAAATTTATACAGTCGCTGGGAGCAAGACCATGATCTGCAGATATTCGGAGCCTTAGGCCTGTTCTATGAATATTTAGAAATGG TCATTCAGTTTGGATTCATTACCCTCTTTGTGGCATCCTTTCCCCTGGCTCCCCTTCTTGCTCTGATGAATAATATCCTGGAGATCCGTGTGGACTCCTGGAAGTTAACCACTCAGTACAGGAGGCCTGTGGCTGCCAAAGCTCACAGCATCGGGGTGTGGCAGGAAATCCTCAACGGGATGGCCATCCTGTCTGTTGTCACTAAC GCTTTTATTGTTGCGTTCACGTCAGATATGATCCCTCGTTTAGTTTACTACTATGCTTATTCTGAAAATGAAGACTCACCAATGTCTGGATACATAAACAACAGTTTGTCAGTGTTTCAAATCTCAGATTTTCCTGAGAGAAATGAACCTAAAGAGAATCCAGAAAACTTTGTTATATGCAG GTACAGAGACTATCGATACCCTCCAGATCATGAGAAGAAATACTTACACACCATGCAGTTCTGGCACATTCTCGCTGCAAAACTGGCCTTTATAATTATTATGGAG catgttGTATTCATCGTCAAATTCTTTGTGGCATGGATGATCCCTGATGTTCCTGCAGATGTGAAAGCCAAAATAAAACGTGAGAAGTATTTAACACAAAAAATCCTACATGAGTATGAACTTGAGAAACTGAAGGAGAGACTGTGCCAAGGTGATAAAGGAGCCACAGAAAAGGAGTTCATCGCCACGGAAGGGAGAATGGAGCTATCCAGAGCAATGTAG
- the ANO5 gene encoding anoctamin-5 isoform X6: MNRLGKKANETLIEMALSADGEECNGPETISTAGSEIPSSSEIDKRHQSKDSIFFRDGVRRIDFVLSYVDDLNKEWEKKLERRKEFESNLQKAGLELETEDKKESEDGKIFFVKIHAPWEVLITYAEVLNIKVPIRENDIPSTVENPLDCVLFPLRLPEKVMHPEPDYFTAPFSKDKQELYLINDESTFFSPSMRNRIVNYILTRCPYGTEEGKKKFGIKRLLNNGTYTAAYPLHDCQYWKKASDPNCDSERYTLYMEWARFLRFYKEQPLDLIRKYYGEKIGIYFAWLGFYTEMLFLAAVVGLICFLYGLFTMDENMSSKEICDPSIGGEIIMCPLCDRDCEYWRLNTTCESSQYSHLFDNVATLFFAIFMGIWVTLFLEFWKRRQARLKYEWDLVDFEEEQQQLQLRPEYEAKCTQKKRNPVTQEMEPYLPLTSQAVRFCVSGATVLFWVSLIIASMIAVIVYRLAVYAAFASLMENTQTLQPISGLLTPQLATSVTASCLNFVIIMILNFFYERIAIWITDMEIPRTHMEYENRLTMKMFLFQFVNYYSSCFYVAFFKGKFVGYPGAYTYMFNRWRNEECDPAGCLIELTTQLTIVMAGKQIWGNIQEAIVPWICNWWGRRKARNNPENLYSRWEQDHDLQIFGALGLFYEYLEMVIQFGFITLFVASFPLAPLLALMNNILEIRVDSWKLTTQYRRPVAAKAHSIGVWQEILNGMAILSVVTNAFIVAFTSDMIPRLVYYYAYSENEDSPMSGYINNSLSVFQISDFPERNEPKENPENFVICRYRDYRYPPDHEKKYLHTMQFWHILAAKLAFIIIMEHVVFIVKFFVAWMIPDVPADVKAKIKREKYLTQKILHEYELEKLKERLCQGDKGATEKEFIATEGRMELSRAM; the protein is encoded by the exons ATTGATAAAAGACATCAAAGCAAAGATTCTATTTTCTTCAGGGATGGTGTCAGGAGAATTGATTTTGTTCTCTCCTATGTGGATGATCTTAataaagaatgggaaaaaaagttg gaaaggagaaaggaatttgAGAGCAACCTGCAAAAGGCTGGTTTGgagctggaaacagaagacaagaag GAATCTGAAGAcggcaagattttttttgtgaagatCCATGCGCCGTGGGAGGTTCTGATCACCTATGCAGAAGTGCTGAACATTAAAGTCCCCATCAGGGAAAATGACATTCCCTCCACGGTAGAGAACCCCCTGGACTGTGTGCTTTTCCCACTCAGGCTGCCCGAGAAGGTGATGCACCCCGAACCGGATTATTTCACAGCCCCCTTCAGCAAGGACAAGCAGGAGCTGTACCTCATTAATGATGAGAGCACTTTCTTCTCACCTTCCATGAGAAACAGAATA GTTAATTATATTCTTACACGTTGCCCATATGGaacagaagaagggaagaaaaaatttgGGATTAAGAGGCTGCTGAACAATGGCACCTATACAGCTGCATATCCTCTTCATGAT TGCCAGTACTGGAAGAAGGCCAGTGACCCAAACTGTGACAGTGAGAGGTACACGCTCTACATGGAGTGGGCACGCTTCCTGCGCTTCTACAAGGAGCAGCCCTTGGACCTGATCAG AAAGTACTATGGTGAGAAGATTGGGATCTATTTTGCCTGGCTAGGATTTTACACCGAGATGTTATTCCTTGCAGCAGTTGTTGGCttaatctgttttctttatggCTTGTTTACAATGGATGAAAATATGAGCAG CAAAGAAATCTGTGACCCTTCAATTGGAGGAGAGATCATCATGTGCCCACTTTGTGACCGAGACTGCGAGTACTGGCGGCTGAACACCACGTGCGAGTCCTCCCAG TATTCCCATTTGTTTGACAACGTGGCAACTCTCTTCTTTGCCATTTTCATGGGTATATGGG TTACACTTTTCTTGGAGTTTTGGAAGAGGCGGCAAGCAAGACTGAAATATGAATGGGATTTGGTTGATTTTGAAGAGGAACAGCAACAGCTCCAGCTGAGGCCTGAGTACGAGGCCAAATGTACCCAAAAGAAGAGGAATCCTGTAACTCAG GAGATGGAGCCTTATTTGCCTTTAACTAGCCAGGCCGTGCGATTCTGTGTCTCTGGAGCCACAGTGTTGTTCTGG GTGTCCCTGATCATAGCCAGCATGATAGCCGTGATCGTGTACCGCCTGGCAGTGTACGCCGCCTTCGCCAGCCTCATGGAGAACACGCAGACCCTGCAGCCCATCAGCGGCCTGCTCACCCCTCAGCTGGCCACCTCCGTCACGGCCTCCTGCCTCAACTTCGTCATCATCATGATCCTCAACTTCTTCTACGAGAGAATAGCCATCTGGATCACTGACATGG AGATCCCCAGAACTCATATGGAGTATGAGAACAGGCTCactatgaaaatgtttttgttccAGTTTGTCAACTACTATTCATCCTGCTTCTATGTGGCCTTCTTCAAAGGGAAGTTTGTTGGTTACCCAGGTGCCTACACATACATGTTTAATCGCTGGAGAAATGAAGAG TGTGATCCTGCAGGCTGCTTGATAGAACTGACGACACAGCTCACCATAGTGATGGCTGGCAAACAGATCTGGGGAAATATCCAGGAGGCTATCGTTCC CTGGATTTGTAACTGGTGGGGTCGTCGGAAAGCCAGGAATAATCCTGAAAATTTATACAGTCGCTGGGAGCAAGACCATGATCTGCAGATATTCGGAGCCTTAGGCCTGTTCTATGAATATTTAGAAATGG TCATTCAGTTTGGATTCATTACCCTCTTTGTGGCATCCTTTCCCCTGGCTCCCCTTCTTGCTCTGATGAATAATATCCTGGAGATCCGTGTGGACTCCTGGAAGTTAACCACTCAGTACAGGAGGCCTGTGGCTGCCAAAGCTCACAGCATCGGGGTGTGGCAGGAAATCCTCAACGGGATGGCCATCCTGTCTGTTGTCACTAAC GCTTTTATTGTTGCGTTCACGTCAGATATGATCCCTCGTTTAGTTTACTACTATGCTTATTCTGAAAATGAAGACTCACCAATGTCTGGATACATAAACAACAGTTTGTCAGTGTTTCAAATCTCAGATTTTCCTGAGAGAAATGAACCTAAAGAGAATCCAGAAAACTTTGTTATATGCAG GTACAGAGACTATCGATACCCTCCAGATCATGAGAAGAAATACTTACACACCATGCAGTTCTGGCACATTCTCGCTGCAAAACTGGCCTTTATAATTATTATGGAG catgttGTATTCATCGTCAAATTCTTTGTGGCATGGATGATCCCTGATGTTCCTGCAGATGTGAAAGCCAAAATAAAACGTGAGAAGTATTTAACACAAAAAATCCTACATGAGTATGAACTTGAGAAACTGAAGGAGAGACTGTGCCAAGGTGATAAAGGAGCCACAGAAAAGGAGTTCATCGCCACGGAAGGGAGAATGGAGCTATCCAGAGCAATGTAG
- the ANO5 gene encoding anoctamin-5 isoform X9, whose translation MNRLGKKANETLIEMALSADDDIAVLTKFKLSRSEGEECNGPETISTAGSEIPSSSEGLSSTETTLLIPEHQGIDKRHQSKDSIFFRDGVRRIDFVLSYVDDLNKEWEKKLERRKEFESNLQKAGLELETEDKKESEDGKIFFVKIHAPWEVLITYAEVLNIKVPIRENDIPSTVENPLDCVLFPLRLPEKVMHPEPDYFTAPFSKDKQELYLINDESTFFSPSMRNRIVNYILTRCPYGTEEGKKKFGIKRLLNNGTYTAAYPLHDCQYWKKASDPNCDSERYTLYMEWARFLRFYKEQPLDLIRKYYGEKIGIYFAWLGFYTEMLFLAAVVGLICFLYGLFTMDENMSSKEICDPSIGGEIIMCPLCDRDCEYWRLNTTCESSQYSHLFDNVATLFFAIFMGIWVTLFLEFWKRRQARLKYEWDLVDFEEEQQQLQLRPEYEAKCTQKKRNPVTQEMEPYLPLTSQAVRFCVSGATVLFWVSLIIASMIAVIVYRLAVYAAFASLMENTQTLQPISGLLTPQLATSVTASCLNFVIIMILNFFYERIAIWITDMEIPRTHMEYENRLTMKMFLFQFVNYYSSCFYVAFFKGKFVGYPGAYTYMFNRWRNEECDPAGCLIELTTQLTIVMAGKQIWGNIQEAIVPWICNWWGRRKARNNPENLYSRWEQDHDLQIFGALGLFYEYLEMVIQFGFITLFVASFPLAPLLALMNNILEIRVDSWKLTTQYRRPVAAKAHSIGVWQEILNGMAILSVVTNAFIVAFTSDMIPRLVYYYAYSENEDSPMSGYINNSLSVFQISDFPERNEPKENPENFVICRYRDYRYPPDHEKKYLHTMQFWHILAAKLAFIIIMEHVVFIVKFFVAWMIPDVPADVKAKIKREKYLTQKILHEYELEKLKERLCQGDKGATEKEFIATEGRMELSRAM comes from the exons ATTGATAAAAGACATCAAAGCAAAGATTCTATTTTCTTCAGGGATGGTGTCAGGAGAATTGATTTTGTTCTCTCCTATGTGGATGATCTTAataaagaatgggaaaaaaagttg gaaaggagaaaggaatttgAGAGCAACCTGCAAAAGGCTGGTTTGgagctggaaacagaagacaagaag GAATCTGAAGAcggcaagattttttttgtgaagatCCATGCGCCGTGGGAGGTTCTGATCACCTATGCAGAAGTGCTGAACATTAAAGTCCCCATCAGGGAAAATGACATTCCCTCCACGGTAGAGAACCCCCTGGACTGTGTGCTTTTCCCACTCAGGCTGCCCGAGAAGGTGATGCACCCCGAACCGGATTATTTCACAGCCCCCTTCAGCAAGGACAAGCAGGAGCTGTACCTCATTAATGATGAGAGCACTTTCTTCTCACCTTCCATGAGAAACAGAATA GTTAATTATATTCTTACACGTTGCCCATATGGaacagaagaagggaagaaaaaatttgGGATTAAGAGGCTGCTGAACAATGGCACCTATACAGCTGCATATCCTCTTCATGAT TGCCAGTACTGGAAGAAGGCCAGTGACCCAAACTGTGACAGTGAGAGGTACACGCTCTACATGGAGTGGGCACGCTTCCTGCGCTTCTACAAGGAGCAGCCCTTGGACCTGATCAG AAAGTACTATGGTGAGAAGATTGGGATCTATTTTGCCTGGCTAGGATTTTACACCGAGATGTTATTCCTTGCAGCAGTTGTTGGCttaatctgttttctttatggCTTGTTTACAATGGATGAAAATATGAGCAG CAAAGAAATCTGTGACCCTTCAATTGGAGGAGAGATCATCATGTGCCCACTTTGTGACCGAGACTGCGAGTACTGGCGGCTGAACACCACGTGCGAGTCCTCCCAG TATTCCCATTTGTTTGACAACGTGGCAACTCTCTTCTTTGCCATTTTCATGGGTATATGGG TTACACTTTTCTTGGAGTTTTGGAAGAGGCGGCAAGCAAGACTGAAATATGAATGGGATTTGGTTGATTTTGAAGAGGAACAGCAACAGCTCCAGCTGAGGCCTGAGTACGAGGCCAAATGTACCCAAAAGAAGAGGAATCCTGTAACTCAG GAGATGGAGCCTTATTTGCCTTTAACTAGCCAGGCCGTGCGATTCTGTGTCTCTGGAGCCACAGTGTTGTTCTGG GTGTCCCTGATCATAGCCAGCATGATAGCCGTGATCGTGTACCGCCTGGCAGTGTACGCCGCCTTCGCCAGCCTCATGGAGAACACGCAGACCCTGCAGCCCATCAGCGGCCTGCTCACCCCTCAGCTGGCCACCTCCGTCACGGCCTCCTGCCTCAACTTCGTCATCATCATGATCCTCAACTTCTTCTACGAGAGAATAGCCATCTGGATCACTGACATGG AGATCCCCAGAACTCATATGGAGTATGAGAACAGGCTCactatgaaaatgtttttgttccAGTTTGTCAACTACTATTCATCCTGCTTCTATGTGGCCTTCTTCAAAGGGAAGTTTGTTGGTTACCCAGGTGCCTACACATACATGTTTAATCGCTGGAGAAATGAAGAG TGTGATCCTGCAGGCTGCTTGATAGAACTGACGACACAGCTCACCATAGTGATGGCTGGCAAACAGATCTGGGGAAATATCCAGGAGGCTATCGTTCC CTGGATTTGTAACTGGTGGGGTCGTCGGAAAGCCAGGAATAATCCTGAAAATTTATACAGTCGCTGGGAGCAAGACCATGATCTGCAGATATTCGGAGCCTTAGGCCTGTTCTATGAATATTTAGAAATGG TCATTCAGTTTGGATTCATTACCCTCTTTGTGGCATCCTTTCCCCTGGCTCCCCTTCTTGCTCTGATGAATAATATCCTGGAGATCCGTGTGGACTCCTGGAAGTTAACCACTCAGTACAGGAGGCCTGTGGCTGCCAAAGCTCACAGCATCGGGGTGTGGCAGGAAATCCTCAACGGGATGGCCATCCTGTCTGTTGTCACTAAC GCTTTTATTGTTGCGTTCACGTCAGATATGATCCCTCGTTTAGTTTACTACTATGCTTATTCTGAAAATGAAGACTCACCAATGTCTGGATACATAAACAACAGTTTGTCAGTGTTTCAAATCTCAGATTTTCCTGAGAGAAATGAACCTAAAGAGAATCCAGAAAACTTTGTTATATGCAG GTACAGAGACTATCGATACCCTCCAGATCATGAGAAGAAATACTTACACACCATGCAGTTCTGGCACATTCTCGCTGCAAAACTGGCCTTTATAATTATTATGGAG catgttGTATTCATCGTCAAATTCTTTGTGGCATGGATGATCCCTGATGTTCCTGCAGATGTGAAAGCCAAAATAAAACGTGAGAAGTATTTAACACAAAAAATCCTACATGAGTATGAACTTGAGAAACTGAAGGAGAGACTGTGCCAAGGTGATAAAGGAGCCACAGAAAAGGAGTTCATCGCCACGGAAGGGAGAATGGAGCTATCCAGAGCAATGTAG